Proteins encoded in a region of the Rhizobium sp. CC-YZS058 genome:
- a CDS encoding DUF935 domain-containing protein, whose protein sequence is MADQVIELASIKSDPFIPGYTGVLQPTDEVLRGRGLGKGHQLYDEIRRDPHAHAILQKRKLEVVSREWSVFEASEAPADKQVAEEVTRQLKAIDFDRLTRGLLGAILKGFAVGEVMWELKDGIWTIAAVKVKKQRRFKFDMDGQLRLLTRSNITDGVAVPDRKFIVHRHSIDDDDDDPYGVGLGQVLYWPAWMKRQSLAHWLRAVEKFASPTTKITYPGGYDKQRQEEMLSTLRTLANDSGIAVPEDVIVELLEAKNSGGGNVSEALNRYLDELMSEAVLGETLSTNSGERGARSLGEVHNDVRVAIAKADADLVCMSIKQTLVRWIVELNFPGSAIPDVWRDFSEAEDLNERVKRDKAIFEMGFKPKDPQYIDNTYGGEWIEKPAAATPVAPPQPGALDDVEFADPAQARPGDKVTVELADQLDTAGAASIDAMIDQIRTEFAEARDFDDLTLRLARLSSEMGVDDLGGLLERGMTLAQLEGVASVNGR, encoded by the coding sequence ATGGCCGACCAGGTGATCGAACTCGCCTCCATAAAGTCCGACCCGTTCATTCCGGGCTATACCGGCGTGCTGCAGCCGACAGATGAGGTGCTGCGCGGCCGTGGTCTGGGCAAAGGCCATCAGCTCTATGACGAGATCCGGCGCGACCCGCACGCCCATGCGATCCTGCAAAAGCGTAAGCTGGAAGTCGTCAGCCGCGAGTGGAGCGTCTTCGAAGCGTCGGAAGCGCCGGCCGACAAGCAGGTGGCCGAGGAAGTCACGCGGCAGCTGAAGGCGATCGACTTCGACCGGCTGACCCGTGGCCTGCTCGGCGCCATCCTCAAGGGCTTCGCCGTTGGCGAGGTGATGTGGGAGCTGAAGGACGGCATCTGGACGATCGCGGCCGTCAAGGTGAAGAAGCAGCGGCGCTTCAAGTTCGACATGGACGGCCAGCTGCGGCTCCTGACGCGCAGCAACATCACGGACGGCGTGGCAGTACCGGATCGCAAGTTCATCGTCCATCGGCACTCGATCGACGATGACGACGACGATCCGTACGGCGTTGGCCTCGGTCAGGTTCTCTACTGGCCGGCCTGGATGAAGCGCCAGTCGCTGGCGCACTGGCTGCGTGCGGTCGAGAAATTCGCGTCCCCGACGACGAAGATCACTTACCCGGGCGGCTACGATAAGCAGCGCCAGGAAGAGATGCTTTCGACCCTTCGGACGCTCGCGAACGACAGCGGCATCGCCGTGCCCGAGGACGTGATCGTCGAGCTCCTGGAAGCCAAAAACAGCGGCGGTGGCAATGTCTCCGAAGCTCTCAACCGCTACCTCGACGAGCTGATGAGCGAGGCGGTCCTGGGTGAAACCCTGTCCACCAACTCCGGCGAGCGCGGCGCCCGTTCACTGGGTGAGGTTCACAACGACGTGCGCGTCGCGATCGCCAAGGCGGACGCCGATCTTGTTTGCATGAGCATCAAGCAGACGCTCGTGCGGTGGATCGTCGAGCTGAACTTTCCGGGCTCCGCAATCCCGGATGTGTGGCGCGACTTCTCCGAGGCCGAGGATCTCAATGAAAGGGTGAAGCGCGATAAAGCGATCTTTGAGATGGGCTTCAAGCCCAAGGATCCGCAGTACATCGACAACACCTATGGCGGCGAGTGGATCGAAAAGCCGGCGGCGGCTACGCCAGTCGCGCCGCCTCAGCCTGGTGCCCTCGACGATGTCGAATTTGCCGATCCCGCGCAGGCACGACCTGGGGACAAGGTGACGGTCGAGCTTGCCGACCAGCTCGACACCGCCGGCGCCGCGTCGATCGACGCGATGATTGACCAGATCCGGACGGAGTTCGCCGAGGCACGAGACTTCGACGATCTCACGCTGCGACTGGCGCGTCTTTCGTCCGAGATGGGCGTCGATGATCTCGGTGGGCTCCTCGAGCGCGGCATGACGCTTGCGCAGCTTGAAGGCGTGGCATCCGTCAATGGCCGATGA